The genomic region TAAAGCCGCAGTAGCTAATCCTGTAAAATCCCTAAGAACTGAATAAATCATCTCCCGATAACTATCGGGACAAAACAAAGAGTCATGTTTAAAAACTATATCAAAATAGCCTGGAGGAATATCTTAAGATACAAGACCAACAGCGTTCTCAATATCTTGGGGTTAACCATTGGTTTGGTATCGGTGATACTCATTGCCCTATATATTCAAAATGAACTGGATTACGATACGCAGTTTGATGCGGCTGCGCAGGTCTACCGGGTGAATATGAAAGGCAAAATGGGGGATAATGCGTTTTATGCGGGATACACGCCACCACCTGCGGGGGAAGCCTTGGTCGATCAATTTCCGGAAATTGAAAGTGCAACACGCATCTATCAACCTGATAATACCCAATTAGCCTATGAAAGTACTGCGGGTTCAAAAGTGTTTAATGAATCTGAAATCCTTGCCGTTGATCCCAATTTTCTCGAAGTCCTAAGCTATCCTTTACAAAAAGGGGATGCTGCAACCTGTTTACAAGAGCCCAATAGTATTGTGATTACGCCGCAAATCGCAAAGAAATATTTTGGGGATGCAAATCCTATGGGTAAAACATTAGAATACGGCGAGGAGAAGAAACCACTGAAAGTTACCGGTGTTTTTGAAGATTTAACCAGCTATCCGGCTTCGGTAAAATTTGATATACTGATGCCGGTGACTAATTTTAAAGATGTCACCTATTTCAATTGGAGTTGGGTATGGCTCAATATGGCTACCTATGTAAAACTCACGCCACAAGCCAGCCAAAATCCGGCAAGCCCCGCGCATCTGGAATCCCGATTTCCCGAGATGCTTAAGGTACAAGCAGCACCCGCCTTTGAGCGTATAGGACAACCTTTTGAGGAGTTTATAAAAAAGGGGAATTACTGGGAGTTGCACTTACAAGCCTTGTCAGATATTCATCTGTATTCTCAGGGAATTACCTCTTCCATAACCGAGCAGCACGATGTTAAAAACCTATACATATTGGGCATTATCGCCTTCTTTATTATCATTCTGGCCTGTGTGAATTTTATGAACCTATCTACTGTTCAAGCTGTAAAGCGTAGCAAGGAAGTAGGTATTCGTAAAGTGTTGGGTTCTCAGCGAAAACAGCTGATTAAGCAGTTTATGGCTGAAGTAGTTTGTTATACGTTTTGTGCTACACTACTGGCTTTTATCACGGTATTATTGATTCTGCCACTGTTTAACGGGTTGATTGGAAAAGAGCTTCAGGTTCAGGCATTTTTTAATGGAAATCTAATCTTGCTGATAACAGGTGTTGTGGTGCTTACTACGCTTTTAGCCGGAATATATCCTGCATTTTTTCTAACCTCCTTCAATCCTATACGGGCTTTAAAAGGAAAAGTAGGTAAAACCCCGCAATCTGGTTTTATTCGTAATGGGTTGGTTGTTTTTCAATTCTCCATAGCGATTACCTTGATCATTTGCACCCTAGTGGTGTTTAGTCAGTTGCGTTATACGCAGCAAAAAGATTTGGGTTTTGAGCACGATCAGGTTTTGGTCATCAATAATGCCGAAAGTTTGGGTAACAATCTGGCTAGTTTCAAAAAAGAACTTATCGCACTGGCCGGTGTAGAAGCAGCAAGCAGTTCGAGCGGGATGCTCACCCGTGGAAACTTCGGAGATTTTTACACACCCAAACCCACAGCAGATGAACCCAATATTGCAACTGATATTTCCCTGAGTTCGTATCTGGTAGACGATGCATTTATACCAACGCTGGATCTGGAAATCGTTGACGGGCGAGGCTTTGACAAACGCTTTAAAGATTCACTATCGGTTATACTTAATGAAACAGCAGCGGCTCAAATAGGTTGGGAGAACCCTATAGGAAAGCAAATACGCTATCCCGGTGGAAACATGGAATATTATACGGTAGTAGGTATTTTAAAAGATTTTAATCTGGAATCCCTACATACACCCATTCAGCCATTTGCCCTTTTTGCAGAAGAATCAAAGAGTTACGATACACGCACCACATTTATCAGTCTTAAAATATCCGGGGAGCATACCAGGCAGGTAATCGGTCAAGTGCAGGATTTATGGGAAGCTTACGTAGAAAGTAATCCGTTTGAATATTCGTTTCTGGATGAAGATTTAGCCTATGCCTATCAGGAAGATAAGCGGCTGGCTTCTTTATTTACGGTTTTTACCATATTGGCCATTTTTGTCGCTTGTCTGGGATTATTTGGGCTTATAGCCTTTACAGCGCAACAACGTAACAAAGAAATAGGGGTACGCAAAGTCTTAGGGGCAAATGTAAGCAGTATCGTAAAACTTTTGGCTACTAACTTTTTAAAGTTGGTTATGCTGTCATTAATCCTGGCTGCACCGGTAGCCTGGTTGGCAATGGATCGTTGGCTTCAGAATTTTGCGTATCGTATAGACATACCCATCTGGGCATTTTTAGCAGCAGGAGCTTTATCCTTGACTATTGCCCTATGTACCGTAAGCTTTCAGGCCATTAAAGCCGCAGTAGCTAACCCGGTAAAATCATTACGAATGGAATAAGCCCCCTAGCCCCCAAAGGGGGAATTAATAGCAGTAAGAATAGCAATAACAATAACACTAGATCATGTTTAAGAACTACATCAAAATCGCATGGCGGAATATCTGGAAAAGCAAGCTTTTTTCGGCAATCAACATCATCAGCCTCGCCATTGGCTTCAGCGCTTCATTTGTAATCGGCCTGATGGTGTATTATGATTTTACCTTTGATGATTTTCATAAGGATAGTGATCGCATATTTAGGATCACGACAACATTTAAAAGTCCAGAAGGCACTTTTGGAAATGCCGGTGTCACTGTCCCGCTCTATCAGGTGCTAAAGGAGGAAATCCCAGAGGTTGAAACAACTGCGGCTCTTTATACAGGTGGTTTTACGAATGTGATGAATCCTGGTAGTGGAAGCGTATTTAAAGACCCGGAATATACTGTTTTTACAAATCCTGAATATTTTAAAATATTCAACTATACGTGGATTGCAGGCTCTGCAGAAAATGCGCTACATAATCCAAATGAAGTGGTGCTTACCCAAAAAAGAGCACGTCAATATTTTCCTAAAACCAAACCTGAAAATATACTGGGGAAAGAGTTGGTTTATAATGATTCTATAGTGGCTAAAGTAACTGGAGTTGTAGCAAATTTAGATAAGCGAACAGATTTGATCTTTGAAGAATTTCTTTCAAGAGAAACGGCCAAAAAAACAGATATGGTAACCAGTGCATTTAGTGAGGAATGGGGTAGCACCTCAAACAGTGCGCAAATATTTGTAAAACTGGTATCCCCAAATGCAGCAACTGTACAGACTCAGTTAGATCAAATTGCCAAGAATCATCAATCAGAATACGATAAAAAATTTGATATAAGCCGAAGGTTTAATTTGCAAGCTTTAAAAGACCTGCATTTTGATACCGATTATGGTATTTTTAGTTTCAATAATTATACAGCAGACCGCTCTGTATTAATGGGCTTAGGTTTTATTGCCGGTTTTCTTCTTTTACTGGGGTGCGTCAATTTCATCAATCTTAATACTGCTCAGGCTTATCAACGGGCAAAAGAAATAGGCATTCGTAAGACCTTGGGAAGTTCAAAAAAACAACTAATCTCCCAATTTTTAGGTGAGACTTTTTTACTTACAGTTATAGCTGCGGTTATTTCGCTGGTTTTAGCTAGTTATTTGCTTAAGGTTTTTTCAGATTTCATTCCAGATGGTCTTGCATTCTCGCTGTTTAAGGAACCTGTAATTCTTCTATGCTGTATACTGCTACTCCTTGTGGTGACTTTATTATCTGGATTGTACCCGGCCTTTGTGCTTACGAGATTTAAGCCCTACCGCGTAATAAGGAGTACAGCTTCCTCTAATTCAGGAAAATCAAATTTGAGAAAATTCTTAACCGTCTTTCAATTTACCATAGCCCAGGTCTTTTTAATTGCGACTTTATTGGTAGGGAAGCAAATACGGTTTTTGATGAATGCAGATATGGGGTTTAAAACAGATGCTGTTGCGTATGTATCGCGTCCCTGGCAGTATAAAAGCGTTGATAAAAACGAACTCTTATTACAGAAGTTTGAGCATATACCGGGTATTGAAAAAAGCAGTTTAGGTGGAATGCCACCAGCTTCTTTTAGCACACATTCTTCTGGGGTAACTTTTCAAAATGAAGACCGGGAAATAAAGGTAGATCTTGAAATTTTATATGGAGACCTGTCTTATCTTGATGTTTATGGAATCCCCTTGATTGCCGGCAGAATACCGCTCAATGATACGATCAACGAATATGTGGTCAATGAGACTGCTTTAGAAGCTTTAGGATTTAAAGACCCAAAGGAGATCTTAGATAAGAATCTTAATATAAACAAAGAGAACTACCGCATTGTAGGGGTGATGCAAGATTTTAAGCAACGCTCGCTTAAGACTGGTGTTGAGCCTATGGTATTTGGAGGGGACACCGACAGGGGTTTTTGGAGTCAATTTAGAAATATTCATGTGACCTTACCAACACATGATTCCCAGTTGCTCAAGCAAACCTTAGCGCGCATAGAAGATGCTTATCAAGAGGTTTATCCCGGGGAAACTTTCGAAATCAAATTTATAGACGATACCATCGCGCGATTTTATGAGCGGGAAAAACGCCTTTCTACCTTATTAAATTGGGCTACGGGACTTTCTATTTTGATAAGTATTTTGGGCTTGTTGGGCTTGGTGATTCATACCGTTACGAGGCGCACCAAAGAAATAGGGGTTCGTAAAGTGCTGGGTGCAACAGTCGCTCAGCTCAATATGTTGCTATGCAAAGATTTTTTAAAATTAATAGCCCTTGCTTTCTTAATAGCCGTTCCGTTTGCGTGGTGGGGAATTCAAAATTGGCTTCAGGATTATGTCTTTAGAACCGAAATGAGCTGGTGGGTTTTTGCCTTAAGCGGACTAGGAATGATTACTCTGGCTCTTGTAATTATAAGTCTTAAAACGATTAGGACTGCTTCTAAAAACCCAGTAAAATCCTTAGGAACTGAATAAATCATCTCCCGATAACTATCGGGACAAAATAATTAATCATGTTTAAAAACTATATCAAAATCGCCTGGCGAAAT from Zunongwangia profunda SM-A87 harbors:
- a CDS encoding ABC transporter permease yields the protein MFKNYIKIAWRNILRYKTNSVLNILGLTIGLVSVILIALYIQNELDYDTQFDAAAQVYRVNMKGKMGDNAFYAGYTPPPAGEALVDQFPEIESATRIYQPDNTQLAYESTAGSKVFNESEILAVDPNFLEVLSYPLQKGDAATCLQEPNSIVITPQIAKKYFGDANPMGKTLEYGEEKKPLKVTGVFEDLTSYPASVKFDILMPVTNFKDVTYFNWSWVWLNMATYVKLTPQASQNPASPAHLESRFPEMLKVQAAPAFERIGQPFEEFIKKGNYWELHLQALSDIHLYSQGITSSITEQHDVKNLYILGIIAFFIIILACVNFMNLSTVQAVKRSKEVGIRKVLGSQRKQLIKQFMAEVVCYTFCATLLAFITVLLILPLFNGLIGKELQVQAFFNGNLILLITGVVVLTTLLAGIYPAFFLTSFNPIRALKGKVGKTPQSGFIRNGLVVFQFSIAITLIICTLVVFSQLRYTQQKDLGFEHDQVLVINNAESLGNNLASFKKELIALAGVEAASSSSGMLTRGNFGDFYTPKPTADEPNIATDISLSSYLVDDAFIPTLDLEIVDGRGFDKRFKDSLSVILNETAAAQIGWENPIGKQIRYPGGNMEYYTVVGILKDFNLESLHTPIQPFALFAEESKSYDTRTTFISLKISGEHTRQVIGQVQDLWEAYVESNPFEYSFLDEDLAYAYQEDKRLASLFTVFTILAIFVACLGLFGLIAFTAQQRNKEIGVRKVLGANVSSIVKLLATNFLKLVMLSLILAAPVAWLAMDRWLQNFAYRIDIPIWAFLAAGALSLTIALCTVSFQAIKAAVANPVKSLRME
- a CDS encoding ABC transporter permease, with protein sequence MFKNYIKIAWRNIWKSKLFSAINIISLAIGFSASFVIGLMVYYDFTFDDFHKDSDRIFRITTTFKSPEGTFGNAGVTVPLYQVLKEEIPEVETTAALYTGGFTNVMNPGSGSVFKDPEYTVFTNPEYFKIFNYTWIAGSAENALHNPNEVVLTQKRARQYFPKTKPENILGKELVYNDSIVAKVTGVVANLDKRTDLIFEEFLSRETAKKTDMVTSAFSEEWGSTSNSAQIFVKLVSPNAATVQTQLDQIAKNHQSEYDKKFDISRRFNLQALKDLHFDTDYGIFSFNNYTADRSVLMGLGFIAGFLLLLGCVNFINLNTAQAYQRAKEIGIRKTLGSSKKQLISQFLGETFLLTVIAAVISLVLASYLLKVFSDFIPDGLAFSLFKEPVILLCCILLLLVVTLLSGLYPAFVLTRFKPYRVIRSTASSNSGKSNLRKFLTVFQFTIAQVFLIATLLVGKQIRFLMNADMGFKTDAVAYVSRPWQYKSVDKNELLLQKFEHIPGIEKSSLGGMPPASFSTHSSGVTFQNEDREIKVDLEILYGDLSYLDVYGIPLIAGRIPLNDTINEYVVNETALEALGFKDPKEILDKNLNINKENYRIVGVMQDFKQRSLKTGVEPMVFGGDTDRGFWSQFRNIHVTLPTHDSQLLKQTLARIEDAYQEVYPGETFEIKFIDDTIARFYEREKRLSTLLNWATGLSILISILGLLGLVIHTVTRRTKEIGVRKVLGATVAQLNMLLCKDFLKLIALAFLIAVPFAWWGIQNWLQDYVFRTEMSWWVFALSGLGMITLALVIISLKTIRTASKNPVKSLGTE